Genomic segment of Pochonia chlamydosporia 170 chromosome 1, whole genome shotgun sequence:
CTGGAGCCTCTATCCGAGGACCGCAAATGTTTCCGGCTGATTAATGGGGTTCTTGTAGAGAGAACGGTCAAGGATGTTGTTCCTGCGCTGAAGACTAATCAGGACGGGCTGAAGAAGGTGTTGGATGACTTGGTGAAGCAGTACAAGACGAAGCAAGATGAGTTGGATAAGTGGAAGGTATGAGAATTCTCTAGCCATAATGATGAGCTCCCCTGCTAACAAGTatacagaagaagaacaatGTGCAGGTAGTCCAGCAATAAAACACCGAGGGAAAAATGAATTACAGTGTTTTCAATCTCGCAACAAAGCCAATGACGGACATGAAGTTTGACGATTAACATTGAGATTCGATAATTGACGCAGATTGGACCTCGCTTCTCAATTCGCAGCTGTGTCACTTGTCAGTATGCTTCCCGAGGAAGCAACCAACTTGCCGGACCATGACATCATTTTCGATCAGCTTGGCTTTTCTTGACGGCGACATTCTACGAACAAATCATGAATGAGCCGGCCTCTGCGCTGGAACCGATGGGGAAAACTCGATACAGCTGCATATCATGTTCGAAACGTGACCGGAATCTGCAGAGAATATACCCGAGATGGTGGGATGCCagcatggcaaagttgcGCTCTGGCTGTGTGCGCGAATTTGGCCCTGCGCGGCACTGGCCTTTCGATGCCCAACCAGTCCGGCCGCCCTTCAACTTCAGcagctccatgtctttttGGTGGCGTGAAACGAAACTTGCTTGGTAAGGGAACGATGACAGGAGGGCACTACAAAAATTGTTTTATCTTTAAAAAACAATAATTCAAAATCAtccttgtcaatggcagGTATACATGCCCGCACCTTCTCGTAAAAGTTGATTCCAGACTCCAAAGAGCCAACTCCCCCACACATGAGGATATTATTACCGGGAATCCATCCGGGGACAGCCCACCCACCCTTTCCAAAATGTCGTGCTGGCAATGCCACGTCATTAAGTAAAAAGGATTCTGCCATTAAAAATACGAATGCACGCCAATCTGGATATGTTGTTTCTTACAACTCGATCCTTCATCAATACCCAATCTCATgtgtggaagatggcaaaggcgcAGCGCAATGACTTCATCTTTGGGTGTGCAGAGGCCCCAACACATGCTTGCATGCTTATGTGACATGTCTTTCTGTCCCGTGTCTCGCAAATTTTGTGATCGTGATTCCAGCTCAACGATCAGCCAAACCTCCcaagccatggcggccatggctgccatgaaGAATACAGGAGATTTTGTCGGACTTGGTGTGGGTATTCAGCCAAGGTTATCACATCCTGGCCAGCCACAAGACAGTTCTCGAAGCGGCAGTTGGTTCCGGAAACTCGGTGAGAGGCCACTATTGAATTTGATGCAAAATAATCtcttaaaaaaaaaaagacaaggtTGGTTGATGGACGGATGGCAGGGCCACTAGGACTTGACCATGTCTTGAAGCCTTGATAAGAAGTTTGGTCACCTACCGCGTCACAGTGAACACCGGGTTTTGTGAATTGGGGCCGCGATGCCGGGGCCGCTCCAAGTCGAAGGGAACAAAAGCCATAATGAAACGGGGGAAACGTTTTGAAACAAATGCAGCAAGTCTGCTTGCATATGTAATAGAGACTTGGTGTTGGGTTATCATAATGATCAAGCCCCGAGTGCCGCCGTTCTTTGACGCATGTAATGATGGGGGCGGGCAGGACATCTAATGTGAAACTCAAATACGACACCATATTACCAGAAATACGTCTACATCGTGACATGTTATCGTACGTGGTCGAAATCGACGGGCGGGCGGAAATCAAGGCTCCGGAAACAAATGCAAAGCCAAATCCAACTTGATGCCGCGAAGTATTTAGCTGATGAGCTGTatccagagtccagacatGGCGTTCCCACGCTGGGTGTGTCATAAAAAGCAGCCTACATTGTACATGACATAGCCTTACGAATTCGCCCAGTCGGAAGGTATGGCTAGAGCTGCTGCCCAACGATTGGGCGTACTGGCGATTTGCATCGCAAGACGGCCGCAGAATGGGTCTTTGGGCCTGCATTCAGGCATGTGGTTCCTGACAACGCCGATGGTGTGGCAATTCCTTTAATTGTCCAGTGACTGGCCGAGAAAAACGCAGGTCAGCCTAAAGACACTTGATTAGTGTGGCCAAGGTGTATCTCGTACGCCATGGCTTCGGGTTGGGCCAAACTGTACATGAAATGACCCACGGGATGGAAATGCGCATGTCGATAGCCTCTGTGTTGGATATCGGCGTGGTGTCAGACCACCATGGTCCATGGACAATACAATAGACCGGGGTGCAAAGAACCAAGAATCGTTTTCTCTTCTTGACCGGTCTTTCTGCTAGTTACTGTTCCCACTTCGCAGTAAAGTCAACCCTTGTAAGTTCGGGTATCATGTGCATGGCCTGAAGCACACCGCCATGGCCGTGGCAAGTTCGTTCACCCTCAGGTTGTCAGCATGGCTAACATGGCAGATGCATGCGGATGACGGGCACGGGAGGAATTATggagctggtctggtcacaGTGCAGCTGGCAGTCAAGACTTAGGCCATAAAAAATGACTCCAAGCATGAATGGTATGTAGTTGGATGCACGGAGTATCGAGCTTGGTATATGGAAGggagaaaagagaaagcaGGAACGTAAGAGCACGAGTATTAGTCTTGCTGTCAACTTGATTGGAGTGATGGGAGACCagaggaaggaaggaaccAGGCTTGAGGACCATGTAAGCTGGGAAAGTGGGGTGGAGAGGAAAGCACCGATACACTCGACGGAGTACGAAGTACAGGCGGGCATTTGTCATGGGAATAAAAGCCTGGTAGGTACCTCAAGTGCATGTCAGGATCAAAAGAAAACACGCCGGAAGTGGCTAGATTTGGCCAGGTTGCTTTCCAGTTTCAGTCCTGTTCTTCATTGATGATCAAATGGTGCTGAACATGAACACCAACAGTGCAAGTGCATGTGCCTCGTGGTTCATAGGACGCGGTCAGGATTGCTTGCTGCAATGATGAGCGAACGGCGGGTCTATCGCTGCAGGTAACTAGAAGCTAGAGCCAGGCGGGGTTAGCGGTAGCTTCTaagttggtgatgatgtcttgaGAGAGCCATTTCAGACGGAATAAAATGCCTGGGCAACGCGTTTTTTACAGACCGGATACAGACATGACGAACTAGATGGGACAGACAATGGGAGCCAGGCCGCTGCAGCTTATGGTTAGTGCGTTGAAAGCATCCCGGACTGGTGTAATACCTGCATGGGCAGTTGACACATGGGATTGatggggtctggtctggtccatgtctgaaCAAGCACCTTGAcagccagacagacagagCTCAGCCCAAcccacttttttttttatttggGTCAGGTTTGTTGACTGGTGAGCATTGAGCAGTGACCTTGACCGCATCGGCTTTTCCTAGCCTCGTCAGCCTTCTCCCTCTTGCAACTAACCCCACGCCTATCTTCGGTTTGGCCCACCAATACAATTGATTGCTGCCACATTCACGGAACCGCGCCGATTCCTCGTCTGAAGAAGGCCGTCGTCTGCTTGGGCTCTTGTTCTCGCGACCCTAGCCGGTGAGCCAACCCTTTTCAATTGTTCGTCTGCTGTCTCATTTTCTGCATTTCTTGGGATGCACGGCCTGCAGTGgcggttgctgttgctggtgcggTTGTGACTGCAGTTGCGCTGTGCCGTCCTAGACAGGCGTTGCGCCTCGTGTAACATGGCATCGCGGTCGTCGCAATCTTTGTGTCAAGGTTTGATGTTGATCGCAAAGCCATTTCGACTTTGCCTGTGCTTTGGTCTTGAACTGGTACTTGCTGGTTGGTTCGCCAAAGCTGCGTCAATCAGTCCTCAGTCAGTCCAGCTCCAACATCAAACCGGGACATGGACGGGATGCTTCGTACACTTACGCCCCCAtcaacaaaccaccaaactTGCCTGGCTCATCGCATGCAAACATGAAGGAAGCTTCGCTCGCGACGTCTTTTGCCTCGTCCTTCCGGCTCGACTCACGTCGTTTCTCGTCGTGTCATGTCGTGTCGCCGACACCCGGGTGCGGGACGCTTGCTTGCTTCGAGCCTGCATGCTTTGCCATGCGTTGATttgcgttgcgttgcgttgcgttgcTTTGCCTAGCCTCGCCTTGCctcgccttgccttgccttgccatcGCATCCCATCGCATCCATCCGATGGGCCACCCCTCCCTCATTGCCCTTCCCTCGGCCTGTGTGCTGGCTGCGCCATTGTCTCCCAACCCACAAACCATTATACACGCCCAAGCATATCGTCATAGTCCCATTCATTGCATTACTTTCGTACCCCGGGGGAGGCACGGCGGAAACTAAGCCCATCTGCCACCGCAATTGTCCGTTGAACGTCACCACTGACGCATCTCGTGCAGCTAACCAGACAACCATCAGCCCCAGGCTGCCCAGACAACTCTCCTGCCCTTCGCCAACGTGGCCAGGGGGACACATCACCCTTTCGAGACCCCGTCTGTACCTGCCCGAACACCTTTTACACGGACGCTAGCAGCCGCTGCAGGTAGCCAAATATGTCGGACTCCCCccaatctcctccaaagGATGTCGAGCAAGGTGCACAGTCACCCGACGACGAAGGACAAATGAATGACAATCAAGACCCCCACTCGGCTGGCGGCGCCGCTGGTTATGAGTTCGAAGTTAAAGAACAAGATAGATGGTTACCTATAGCGAATGGTAAGTCATGATGAttctccttgacgagctcaACTGTGATTTGCTGTCTGGGTTGGTGTAGCTTGTATCTTCCCTAAACTAGCCTCGCACATCTCTCGCAAGTTGGCCACTCATGTCTCACGATTCAACTCCTGCTTCACCAGGAACAAGTCGTTCTGCCAGACAAGAATACAATGATGAGCTCGATGCTAACATACGTAACTTTGCTCCAGTGGCCAGAATCATGAAGAACGCGCTACCGGACAATGCAAAGATTGCAAAGGAGGCCAAAGAATGCATGCAGGAATGCGTGAGCGAGTTCATATCCTTCATCACTAGTGAAGGTGAGTCAACAAACCTGGTGTTCTCGTCTTTGCTTTTTGAACCATCATGTCGCTGAAATCGGTTTGGCCAACTAGCATCCGAGAAGTGTCAacaagagaagagaaagactGTCAATGGCGAAGATATTTTGTTTGCTATGACTTCACTCGGCTTTGAGAACTACGCGGAAGCATTGAAAGTCTATCTATCCAAGTATCGAGAGGTGGGTTATTATCCCGTTCTTTCCCCATTTCAGTTGTTCCTTTTGTAAGGGCAGTTGTACTGATTACCTCCTGTCCAGCAACAAAACCAGTCAAACCGGGAGCGTGTCATGGAGAACACCTGGGGCGGCTCAATGATGCCTGGTGACAAGGGCGATGGCGCCGCGGCTGGACAAGAATTCGCTGGTGGTGAGGCCCAAAACAACCCTGAAGGCACCGCCGACCCCAACTACATGTATGGTCAACATGCCGGCCATAACGGAGCCGCAGCTGGAGAGGGCTACTAATTGACTGCTATGCGATACGCTCGACCGAGATTGTCCATGCTGCAACATACGCAATGAAACCAGAACCCCTGCGGGCCTTCTAAGACGGAAGCCACCACGTTTTGCAGTCACGAAAATATCCGTACAGAAGCCTTGGTTCGTCTAAGATGATGTCTTGTTTATCTGCTTTCGAGATTTATTCTTTTTGtttgattgattgattggTTTCTTGGTTGTTTGGTTAGCAAATGTAAAAGTATAGGCGGCGCCTATGGTGTAGGTAAATTTTTTTGAGGGAATCAACCGAGGAACCAATGGCGCAGGGCTCGGTACTATAAGCTGCGAACCCACGGCTGGGAAacgttttcttcttcaaaccGGCTTAGATGCCTGATTCGTTTACTGATGGGGCGGAATGTCTGGATGATAGATACTCTGGCAACCCCTTGAAATGTTTGTTCGGCTGCTTGCTGCAGAGTCGGCGTCGGACCTCTGAGCTGTACCAAGGCTTAGGCAAGCACAACTGATAAGCACAAATAGTCTGCAGACTTGATATAGGCTAGTGCAAACTAAAACGCTTGAATATATATATGGGACTTTACTCTAGGCGGCTGCTCTGGAGATGCCTTGCACGTAGTTTGACCTTGCTGTGACAATTTCTAACAATGGAGATGGCTATagctgtacggagtagtttCACTTTTAAAAACGACGTTGTAGATATGCAAATCTAGCTGAATTCCAAACAGTCTTGTCTGTTGACATTCCCTGCACAATTTCTTCAAGTCGAAGCCGCGCACAGACAGTGCGGGTGGCACTCCGCACATTGCGATGAAGACCACATGCACACCTCAACCATGAACGTGGAATATGACGCAAGAGGATAAAAGCATACAAACTAATGACTATGACAGCAGGAAGTTTGAAGTCATGATGAAAGCGAATTTAAAACCAAGATATTTGCCTAGCAAGAGCCAAAGCCTAGAGTTTCTCTTCAATTGACAAAATTCGTGTGGGGCCACTGACGTTGATTTCACCAAGATGGGAGAAAGGCACGTGTGTAACCCCACTTTTGGCTCGAAAATCTTCCCACCGCCTCGAAAAAAAAGTGCCAGCCAAGGTCCCTACATCACGGTCGCCActcctcttctctgcatCAATATCTTCTTAACTACGGCCAATCTATCCCCAGCCGCTGGCCAGTGATTGCGATCCATGACTTTTCTAGACGGTAGACAATATTCTTCCGAATGTATCGTCAAAGTCCCTGCTTTTTGTGCTATGAATATCCCTTGATTGCGCATCCCTAGAGTTGCCATAGAAACACCAGCCTTTTCTGCCTAATTTTGAGGGTGCGGGCGCATcaagtcatcaccaccatcttgaTGCGACCGTTCACGCCAAACGCCAGGGTCCTTCCTGGCCATTTACCTCGAGCTGCGACGCCGGTAAAGTCAATACTCAAGCCTGCCTCTGTGCTCGGGAGGAGAAAGAATTTGGACGACGACATCGAGTCTTCACCCACAGCGGCCCCGGAGAGCCCGACAAAGCGACGAAAAGTGCTTTTTGACGACATTCGAAATGTAACGTACGAAGTTGGCCGCAGAACAATGGACGACGTCAAATTGGAAGTACGGGCTGCGCTGGAGGCCCATCTCCGGGGGAATGACGGCCAATATGATATGTTGAAGGAGTTATTTGCCAATGACAAACAAAGATACCTGCCTCCCGTGGtaggagaagaagatgatacACTTAAACCACACGAGCTCCAAGTCTACGTAATGGCTTTGACGAGCTGCATACCGATTCTGAAAGGAAGGCAATGTAATGGTTTGGTCAGGACGATTTTGAAGTGTTCCTGGCTGGGACGCGACGCTGCCTTTACAAAGGTCTTTACACATTTCTTGGCCGCCCTCGTCAGCGCACAGGGATCTTATCTTGTACCAGTCCTGTCAATGATGGTGGACAAGTTTCGCGATACTCGACCGTCATCGTGGAGCGTGCCCGACTTCCCAGAGGTCAGCAGGGTCATCATGCGCGATCGACTACACTCTGGCATCCAGTATATTTTGCAGATGTTTCCTTCTGCGGCAGCCGTTCTTGAAAACTTGCTCAGCTCCAAGTTCCCTTTCCCCGACGAATCAGTACGGGTACACATGGCCTACATCCACAACCTTCTCCAGGTCAAGAAGTACGTGCCTGCTTTGCAGGACGATATTCTGGATCTCATTTTAAACCGAGTCGTCAAGATTGATTCCCAGATGCAGGTGGACCTAGAAGATCTGGACGATGATGTAACCGCGGCCGTTATGTACGCGCTGCGGGAGAATCCGCGACAGCCATCAGCTTGGGAGGACGACGACTCTGATGACAGCGACAACGAGTCCGTTGACAGCGAAGATTTGGACTACGACCAAGACGCAGTGAGAATCAAGACTGTCAAGGAGAGTGTCGAGAAGATGGATGCTGTCTTGGACACGCTCTTCTCAGTCTACAGCCCGCATTTTGACAATCCCGGATCCGACAGGGCGTTCGACATGTTTACGACGATCCTTCGCGAATTTGATCACATGGTATTGCCTACCTATAAATCAAGACATACGCAGTTTCTGATATTCCACTTCGCGCAACAACACGAACGCCTTACCGATGCGTTCTGTGGCCAGCTTATGGCGACGGCGTTTCAATCGAACACGCCAAACGTCTtgaagcaagc
This window contains:
- a CDS encoding CCAAT-binding protein subunit HAP3 (similar to Metarhizium acridum CQMa 102 XP_007812505.1) — its product is MSDSPQSPPKDVEQGAQSPDDEGQMNDNQDPHSAGGAAGYEFEVKEQDRWLPIANVARIMKNALPDNAKIAKEAKECMQECVSEFISFITSEASEKCQQEKRKTVNGEDILFAMTSLGFENYAEALKVYLSKYREQQNQSNRERVMENTWGGSMMPGDKGDGAAAGQEFAGGEAQNNPEGTADPNYMYGQHAGHNGAAAGEGY
- a CDS encoding RNA polymerase I-specific transcription initiation factor rrn3 (similar to Verticillium alfalfae VaMs.102 XP_003003416.1), encoding MRPFTPNARVLPGHLPRAATPVKSILKPASVLGRRKNLDDDIESSPTAAPESPTKRRKVLFDDIRNVTYEVGRRTMDDVKLEVRAALEAHLRGNDGQYDMLKELFANDKQRYLPPVVGEEDDTLKPHELQVYVMALTSCIPILKGRQCNGLVRTILKCSWLGRDAAFTKVFTHFLAALVSAQGSYLVPVLSMMVDKFRDTRPSSWSVPDFPEVSRVIMRDRLHSGIQYILQMFPSAAAVLENLLSSKFPFPDESVRVHMAYIHNLLQVKKYVPALQDDILDLILNRVVKIDSQMQVDLEDLDDDVTAAVMYALRENPRQPSAWEDDDSDDSDNESVDSEDLDYDQDAVRIKTVKESVEKMDAVLDTLFSVYSPHFDNPGSDRAFDMFTTILREFDHMVLPTYKSRHTQFLIFHFAQQHERLTDAFCGQLMATAFQSNTPNVLKQAAAAYLASFVARGAHVPPSLVRTMFDLLLHHLEQYRRKYEPLCRGPDLKRFHPYYSLVQATLYIFCFRWQDLVVSAPEVVDPEDPASYIGQDLEWMGSCRKDLSVQIFGKLNPLKVCAPVIVEEFAKLAHRLNFMYVYPLVESNKRVRLTQFLSATYATGGALRDAGYEGQEESFHQLDPYFPFDPYQLPISKRWLADDYVHWKSVPGLNEERDEDSDDMDEEDDDDEQLEEQTATDSDGDGYQL
- a CDS encoding prefoldin subunit 2 (similar to Metarhizium acridum CQMa 102 XP_007812506.1), whose product is MSASTAAAPAGKKQQDLQTTYSNYKNTLQQIAQKIGDIEQEAEEHKLVLETLEPLSEDRKCFRLINGVLVERTVKDVVPALKTNQDGLKKVLDDLVKQYKTKQDELDKWKKKNNVQVVQQ